A single window of Nicotiana sylvestris chromosome 5, ASM39365v2, whole genome shotgun sequence DNA harbors:
- the LOC104229088 gene encoding probable leucine-rich repeat receptor-like protein kinase IMK3 isoform X1 produces the protein MKYQDQDFSSFHPYPFRFFMFLSQQGADRHNISENKAKWKTKLFPFFQIFFFFQLIISRTQLVLGQDWDGIIITQADYQALQALKQELVDPKGYLKSWNDTGFGACSGSWVGIKCAQGQVIVIKIPLKGLSGRLSEKIGQFQALRKLSLHDNEISGSIPISLGFLPNLRGVQLYNNRFSGSIPASLGLCPLLQTLELSNNSLSGIIPTSLINSTKLYRLNLSYNSLSGEIPLSFTQSSSIVFLDLQYNNLSGSIPDSWGGNGNNNFHLQSLNLDHNSLSGGIPVSFSKLSELLEVSISHNHIIGVIPNDIGRLSRLRFLDFSYNAINGSLPKSLFSLSSLVLLNLESNNLDSQIPLDINKLQKLSVLNLRNNQFSGEIPMSLGDLPNLSSFNVSYNNLSGPVPSLLAQKFNSSVFVGNPQLYGYNASTPCPKTPSPITRGSKLSVKDIILIVVGALIIILFLLCCILLCCLIKKRASAKGGKTSGVKGVPLTAGEVEAGGENGGKLVHFGGPVMFSADDLLCATADILGKSTYGTVYKATLENGNQVAVRRLREKITKGQREFEREVNVLGKMRHPNLLALRAYYLGTKGEKLLVFDFMPKGSLATFLHACSPDTPIDWPMRMRIAKGTTRGLLYLHTSANIIHGNLTSSNVLLDENSNAKIADYGLSRLVTAAANANVIATAGALGYRAPELTKLKKANVKTDVYSLGVIILELLTGKSPGEAILNGVDLPRKVASIVKEEGTSEVFDLELMRDTSIIGDELLNTLKLALHCVDPSPSARPETQQVLQQLEEIRPEAAAPSASD, from the exons ATGAAATATCAAGATCAAGATTTTAGTAGTTTTCACCCATACCCTTTtagatttttcatgtttttatcCCAACAAGGAGCTGATAGACACAACATTTCTGAAAACAAGGCAAAATGGAAGACAAAGCTGTttccatttttccaaattttcttcttctttcagcTGATAATTTCAAGAACTCAGTTAGTTTTAGGCCAAGATTGGGATGGTATAATTATCACTCAAGCAGATTATCAAGCACTACAAGCTTTAAAACAAGAATTAGTTGATCCAAAAGGGTACTTAAAAAGTTGGAATGATACTGGATTTGGAGCTTGTAGTGGAAGTTGGGTTGGTATTAAATGTGCTCAAGGTCAAGTTATTGTAATCAAGATTCCATTAAAAGGATTAAGTGGTAGACTAAGTGAAAAAATTGGTCAGTTTCAAGCTCTCAGAAAACTTAGTCTCCATGATAATGAAATATCTGGTTCAATTCCTATTTCTTTAGGATTTTTACCAAATTTAAGAGGTGTTCAACTTTATAATAACAGGTTTTCTGGTTCTATTCCTGCTTCACTTGGTTTGTGTCCACTTCTTCAAACACTTGAACTTAGTAATAATTCTTTATCTGGGATAATACCAACTAGTCTTATTAATTCAACTAAGCTTTATAGGCTTAATTTAAGTTATAACTCTTTGTCTGGTGAAATCCCACTAAGTTTTACTCAATCCAGTTCTATTGTTTTTCTTGATTTACAATATAACAATCTTTCTGGTTCTATTCCAGATTCTTGGGGTGGAAATGGGAATAATAATTTTCATTTACAGTCTCTGAATCTTGATCATAATTCATTATCTGGTGGTATTCCTGTTTCTTTTAGTAAGTTGAGTGAACTTCTTGAGGTTTCAATTAGTCATAATCATATTATTGGTGTTATTCCTAATGATATTGGAAGGTTGAGTAGGCTTAGGTTTCTTGATTTTTCTTATAATGCTATTAATGGAAGTTTGCCCAAAAGCCTCTTTAGTCTATCCTCTCTTGTGCTACTCAATTTGGAAAGTAACAATCTTGATAGTCAAATACCATTAGATATAAACAAATTGCAAAAGTTGTCAGTTCTTAACCTAAGGAATAATCAGTTTAGTGGAGAAATACCAATGTCTCTTGGTGATTTACCAAATCTTAGTTCCTTCAATGTTTCATATAACAATCTTTCTGGTCCTGTTCCTAGTCTTCTTGCTCAGAAATTCAATTCGAGCGTGTTTGTTGGTAATCCTCAGCTATATGGCTATAATGCTTCAACCCCGTGTCCTAAAACGCCTTCTCCGATCACACGAGGTAGCAAACTAAGTGTTAAGGACATTATTCTTATAGTAGTAGGAGCTCTTATCATAATTTTGTTTCTACTTTGTTGCATTCTCCTCTGCTGTTTGATCAAGAAAAGAGCGTCGGCCAAAGGAGGAAAGACTAGTGGTGTAAAGGGTGTTCCTCTAACGGCTGGAGAAGTCGAAGCAGGAGGAGAAAATGGAGGAAAACTTGTACATTTTGGTGGACCTGTGATGTTTAGTGCAGATGATTTGCTTTGTGCTACTGCGGATATATTAGGAAAGAGTACTTATGGTACAGTATATAAGGCAACATTAGAAAATGGAAATCAAGTTGCTGTTAGAAGATTGAGAGAAAAGATCACAAAAGGTCAGAGGGAATTTGAGAGAGAAGTCAATGTTCTTGGAAAGATGAGGCATCCAAATCTTTTGGCTCTTAGGGCTTATTACTTAGGTACAAAAGGAGAGAAACTTCTTGTTTTTGACTTCATGCCTAAAGGAAGTCTAGCAACTTTTCTTCATG CTTGCAGCCCGGATACACCAATTGATTGGCCAATGAGGATGAGAATAGCAAAAGGGACGACGAGGGGATTGTTGTACCTTCACACTAGTGCCAACATCATTCACGGGAACCTTACCTCGAGCAATGTTCTACTTGATGAAAACTCAAATGCAAAAATTGCAGATTATGGCCTTTCGCGCCTTGTGACTGCTGCTGCAAATGCAAACGTAATTGCAACAGCAGGAGCACTTGGCTATCGCGCACCTGAACTTACTAAGCTCAAGAAAGCCAACGTGAAGACGGATGTCTACAGTCTTGGAGTCATTATACTTGAACTTCTAACTGGTAAATCTCCAGGAGAGGCAATACTCAATGGCGTGGATTTGCCTAGAAAAGTGGCATCGATTGTGAAAGAGGAGGGAACGAGTGAAGTGTTTGATTTGGAACTAATGAGGGATACATCTATAATTGGTGATGAATTGTTAAATACACTGAAATTGGCTTTGCACTGTGTTGATCCCTCGCCATCAGCTCGACCTGAAACTCAGCAAGTTCTCCAACAACTTGAAGAAATTAGACCTGAAGCTGCAGCTCCCTCGGCAAGTGACTAA
- the LOC104229088 gene encoding probable leucine-rich repeat receptor-like protein kinase IMK3 isoform X2, which produces MKYQDQDFSSFHPYPFRFFMFLSQQGADRHNISENKAKWKTKLFPFFQIFFFFQLIISRTQLVLGQDWDGIIITQADYQALQALKQELVDPKGYLKSWNDTGFGACSGSWVGIKCAQGQVIVIKIPLKGLSGRLSEKIGQFQALRKLSLHDNEISGSIPISLGFLPNLRGVQLYNNRFSGSIPASLGLCPLLQTLELSNNSLSGIIPTSLINSTKLYRLNLSYNSLSGEIPLSFTQSSSIVFLDLQYNNLSGSIPDSWGGNGNNNFHLQSLNLDHNSLSGGIPVSFSKLSELLEVSISHNHIIGVIPNDIGRLSRLRFLDFSYNAINGSLPKSLFSLSSLVLLNLESNNLDSQIPLDINKLQKLSVLNLRNNQFSGEIPMSLGDLPNLSSFNVSYNNLSGPVPSLLAQKFNSSVFVGNPQLYGYNASTPCPKTPSPITRGSKLSVKDIILIVVGALIIILFLLCCILLCCLIKKRASAKGGKTSGVKGVPLTAGEVEAGGENGGKLVHFGGPVMFSADDLLCATADILGKSTYGTVYKATLENGNQVAVRRLREKITKGQREFEREVNVLGKMRHPNLLALRAYYLGTKGEKLLVFDFMPKGSLATFLHGGHGFELWR; this is translated from the exons ATGAAATATCAAGATCAAGATTTTAGTAGTTTTCACCCATACCCTTTtagatttttcatgtttttatcCCAACAAGGAGCTGATAGACACAACATTTCTGAAAACAAGGCAAAATGGAAGACAAAGCTGTttccatttttccaaattttcttcttctttcagcTGATAATTTCAAGAACTCAGTTAGTTTTAGGCCAAGATTGGGATGGTATAATTATCACTCAAGCAGATTATCAAGCACTACAAGCTTTAAAACAAGAATTAGTTGATCCAAAAGGGTACTTAAAAAGTTGGAATGATACTGGATTTGGAGCTTGTAGTGGAAGTTGGGTTGGTATTAAATGTGCTCAAGGTCAAGTTATTGTAATCAAGATTCCATTAAAAGGATTAAGTGGTAGACTAAGTGAAAAAATTGGTCAGTTTCAAGCTCTCAGAAAACTTAGTCTCCATGATAATGAAATATCTGGTTCAATTCCTATTTCTTTAGGATTTTTACCAAATTTAAGAGGTGTTCAACTTTATAATAACAGGTTTTCTGGTTCTATTCCTGCTTCACTTGGTTTGTGTCCACTTCTTCAAACACTTGAACTTAGTAATAATTCTTTATCTGGGATAATACCAACTAGTCTTATTAATTCAACTAAGCTTTATAGGCTTAATTTAAGTTATAACTCTTTGTCTGGTGAAATCCCACTAAGTTTTACTCAATCCAGTTCTATTGTTTTTCTTGATTTACAATATAACAATCTTTCTGGTTCTATTCCAGATTCTTGGGGTGGAAATGGGAATAATAATTTTCATTTACAGTCTCTGAATCTTGATCATAATTCATTATCTGGTGGTATTCCTGTTTCTTTTAGTAAGTTGAGTGAACTTCTTGAGGTTTCAATTAGTCATAATCATATTATTGGTGTTATTCCTAATGATATTGGAAGGTTGAGTAGGCTTAGGTTTCTTGATTTTTCTTATAATGCTATTAATGGAAGTTTGCCCAAAAGCCTCTTTAGTCTATCCTCTCTTGTGCTACTCAATTTGGAAAGTAACAATCTTGATAGTCAAATACCATTAGATATAAACAAATTGCAAAAGTTGTCAGTTCTTAACCTAAGGAATAATCAGTTTAGTGGAGAAATACCAATGTCTCTTGGTGATTTACCAAATCTTAGTTCCTTCAATGTTTCATATAACAATCTTTCTGGTCCTGTTCCTAGTCTTCTTGCTCAGAAATTCAATTCGAGCGTGTTTGTTGGTAATCCTCAGCTATATGGCTATAATGCTTCAACCCCGTGTCCTAAAACGCCTTCTCCGATCACACGAGGTAGCAAACTAAGTGTTAAGGACATTATTCTTATAGTAGTAGGAGCTCTTATCATAATTTTGTTTCTACTTTGTTGCATTCTCCTCTGCTGTTTGATCAAGAAAAGAGCGTCGGCCAAAGGAGGAAAGACTAGTGGTGTAAAGGGTGTTCCTCTAACGGCTGGAGAAGTCGAAGCAGGAGGAGAAAATGGAGGAAAACTTGTACATTTTGGTGGACCTGTGATGTTTAGTGCAGATGATTTGCTTTGTGCTACTGCGGATATATTAGGAAAGAGTACTTATGGTACAGTATATAAGGCAACATTAGAAAATGGAAATCAAGTTGCTGTTAGAAGATTGAGAGAAAAGATCACAAAAGGTCAGAGGGAATTTGAGAGAGAAGTCAATGTTCTTGGAAAGATGAGGCATCCAAATCTTTTGGCTCTTAGGGCTTATTACTTAGGTACAAAAGGAGAGAAACTTCTTGTTTTTGACTTCATGCCTAAAGGAAGTCTAGCAACTTTTCTTCATG gaggtcacgggttcgagctgtggagatag